A single Lolium perenne isolate Kyuss_39 chromosome 6, Kyuss_2.0, whole genome shotgun sequence DNA region contains:
- the LOC127306779 gene encoding cortical cell-delineating protein encodes MAPKTFLLVALSLVLVFAVASACGTSCPTPVTPTPATPTTPTPSYSKCPKNALKLAACANVLGLVSAEVGQPPAEPCCSILGGLADLEAAVCLCTAIKANVLGISLDIPVKLSLLVNYCGKSLPSGFICA; translated from the coding sequence ATGGCACCGAAGACCTTCCTCCTCGTAGCCCTCAGCCTGGTCCTCGTCTTCGCCGTGGCCAGCGCATGCGGCACTAGCTGCCCGACGCCGGTGACGCCCACGCCGGCGACTCCAACGACGCCCACGCCGTCCTACAGCAAGTGCCCCAAGAACGCGCTCAAGCTCGCTGCGTGCGCCAACGTGCTGGGCCTCGTCAGCGCCGAGGTCGGCCAGCCACCGGCCGAGCCCTGCTGCAGCATCCTCGGCGGCCTCGCCGACCTCGAGGCTGCCGTCTGCCTCTGCACGGCCATCAAGGCCAACGTGCTCGGCATCAGCCTCGACATCCCCGTCAAGCTCAGCCTTCTCGTCAACTACTGCGGCAAGAGTCTCCCAAGCGGCTTCATTTGCGCATGA